TCCTCGACCTGCTCGGTCAGTTCGATAACATCTCTGGGAGCGCTGACCGTGTACAAAAGGATCGGCTGTGAATCCGGATCTGCTTTTTGCGCAACGGGCGGGTCTGCGGTGTCAGGCAGCCAGTTAGAAACACTGCTGAGCTTTTGCTGGACCTCTTGAAATGCAACGTCAGGATTCTTTTCTAGGTTGAAGGTGAGCGTTACATTCGAACTCCCGCGAGACGATGAAGAACGCATTTCCTCAACGCCGGGTACCGTATTCAATGCACCCTCGATAATGTCGGTTATCTCGGTCTCAATTTCTGCGGGAGCCGCGCCCGGATTTGACGTTCGGACCGATATCGTCGGCAGATCGATCTTGGGGAAGCGGTCAACCCCGAGAGTGAAGAAGCTAAATCCTCCCACGACCGTCAAAAACAGCACGATCACCGTTGCAAAGACGGGCCGATGAACACATATTTCAGCTAACCATTGCATTTATAGCTCTGTTAAAAATTTACCTTGGCTCCCTCGTAAAGATTGTCGAGATTGCTTGTTGCTACTACCTCATCAGCTTCGACGCCTGAGAGAATTTGGATCCATTCGCCTTCTTCAGGCCCGAGCTGAACGACTCGCAGCTTTGCCAAGCCTTCCTGAATGACAAAAACACGATACGATTGCGTGCTCTGATGGTTATAAACCGCCGACCTCGGAATGAAAATCCCCTTGCTGCCGCCCTCGCGCGTGATGCGAGCGGTCGCGAACATTCCCTGCCGTAGAGCATTGTCGCCATTTTCGATCGTCGCTTCGACGATTGCTGAGCGTGATACAGGATCGACCGCGGGATTGACCGCGATCACGGTGCCGGCAAAACGCCGGTCCTTATACGCATCGACCTGCAAAGAGACACTGCGGCCCGGAACGACATACGGTACGTCTGCCTCGGCGATCTGAAGCTGGGCCTTTATCGGATTGGTTCTTAATATAGTGGCGATAACCGTCGCGGTCGAAACGAACTCGCCTATAGCTACGGGACGACTGCTGATAAAGCCTGAGAATGGGGCCCTTATGACTGTGTCTGCAATTGCCTGCTCGGCGTTGGCAACCTGAGTACGAGCTGCCTCAACGTCGGCAAGGGCGGAAGCAATTGCTTGATTGTTCTGCCGTGCTAGGTTGACCGCCGCGTCAAGCTGTTGTTTCGCGGCCCGCTCGCGTGCCCTCGCTGTGTCCCGCTGTAGTCTCCACTGCTCATAGACCACCATCGAAACGTCACCCGTTTCGACCAGATCTCGATAGCGCTTTTCATTGGCCTCGGCCTGGCGCAATTCGGCAACCGTTTGCTCGTAATTAGCGTTCGCTACCCTCACCTCAGGTATCGTTGACGCATTGAACGAACCGCCGGGAGACAAACCCAGGCGGGCTTCTGCCTGCCGGACGGCTGCCTGAGCTCGCTTAACTGAGGCGTTTGCCGACGCAAGCTGCAGCTTCGCATCGCGATCGTCGATACGGGCCATTACGGTGCCGCCAGAAATGAACTGCCCAACATTTACAGTTACATTGGCGAGCTTACCCGCGGTCTTTGGTGCGACATTCGAGGATTCATCGGCCGTCAGACTTCCGTTTGACTGGATGACAGATGCGACATCACGAGATTCGCTCTTTCCAACGGTGATGGTTACGGTATCGCCGGCGGTTTCCTCTTCGGCTCGATTTGCGGGCGGTGCTGACGAATTGCTGGTGCCCATAAAACCACAGGCCGAGCTCGCGATGGACACGCAAACAGCAAAGGAGAGTAGCTTTGATCTTTGTTTGATCATGATCAAGATAAAACCAATTCTAACTTACGTATTCGCACTATTTAACCTAAGATATGTAAAGAATTGTCAATCTTTATTTACGCACTTTTACGTGCATGACAGTTTCTAGTTAAGAAATCTTCAAAATTGAATGGTCTTTTATGGAGCAGATCACAGCTATCGAATTGAAGCAACGCCTCGATGCAGGCGATGACATACAGTTAATTGATGTACGGCAGCCTGACGAATACGAATTCGCAAAGATCCCGGGCGCCAGACTCATACCGCTCGGAGAGGTCCTGCAGCGAATGTCAGAGATCGACCCGAACCGCGAGACCGTCGTTCACTGCAAGATGGGCGGTCGCAGTGCAAGAGCTATCGAGGCCCTGCAGCAGGCAGGTTTTACCGGGAAACTGGTAAACATGGCCGGCGGCATTACTGCCTGGTCGAACGACGTCGATCCTAACGTTCCGAAGTACTGATAGAGTTCGAGCCCTCGTCAGAGATGCTGATATCGAGGTCGATATCGGGC
This sequence is a window from Acidobacteriota bacterium. Protein-coding genes within it:
- a CDS encoding efflux RND transporter periplasmic adaptor subunit, giving the protein MGTSNSSAPPANRAEEETAGDTVTITVGKSESRDVASVIQSNGSLTADESSNVAPKTAGKLANVTVNVGQFISGGTVMARIDDRDAKLQLASANASVKRAQAAVRQAEARLGLSPGGSFNASTIPEVRVANANYEQTVAELRQAEANEKRYRDLVETGDVSMVVYEQWRLQRDTARARERAAKQQLDAAVNLARQNNQAIASALADVEAARTQVANAEQAIADTVIRAPFSGFISSRPVAIGEFVSTATVIATILRTNPIKAQLQIAEADVPYVVPGRSVSLQVDAYKDRRFAGTVIAVNPAVDPVSRSAIVEATIENGDNALRQGMFATARITREGGSKGIFIPRSAVYNHQSTQSYRVFVIQEGLAKLRVVQLGPEEGEWIQILSGVEADEVVATSNLDNLYEGAKVNF